Proteins encoded together in one Bos taurus isolate L1 Dominette 01449 registration number 42190680 breed Hereford unplaced genomic scaffold, ARS-UCD2.0 Super-Scaffold_1723_ScbfJmS_2085, whole genome shotgun sequence window:
- the LOC112445820 gene encoding RNA polymerase II subunit A C-terminal domain phosphatase SSU72-like: MLPVPQLLLPGIEATTLLLWKRQESRSEISELGVSVSAAAVMPFLPLRLAVVCSSNQNRSMEAHNILSKRGFSILSFGTGTNMKLPGPARDRPNVYDFRAMYDDVYKDLLRKDKERYMQNGVLRMLERNSQIKPRPERFQECKDLFDLILTCEERVYDQVVEDMNSGEQETCQPVHVINVNILDTNKEATLGAFLICDLCQCVQLMGDMEDRIGELLQAFEEKSGRSFLHTVCFY, from the exons ATGTTGCCGGTGCCGCAGCTTCTGCTTCCAGGCATTGAGGCCACCACCTTGCTTTTGTGGAAGCGGCAGGAGTCCAGAAGCGAAATTTCTGAGCTGGGAGTCTCGGTGAGTGCAGCCGCAGTCATGCCGTTTTTGCCACTGCGCCTCGCTGTGGTATGCTCGAGCAACCAGAACCGGAGCATGGAGGCGCACAACATCCTCAGCAAACGAGGATTCAGCATCCTGTCCTTTGGAACAGGAACAAACATGAAGCTTCCAGGACCAGCACGCGACAGGCCAAACGTTTATGATTTCAGAGCCATGTATGACGATGTGTACAAAGACCTCCTTAGGAAAGACAAAGAACGCTATATGCAGAATGGCGTTTTACGGATGCTGGAAagaaat tcgcaaatcAAGCCCAGGCCAGAGAGGTTCCAGGAATGCAAAGATCTGTTTGACCTCATCCTCACCTGTGAAGAGCGAGTGTATGACCAGGTGGTGGAAGATATGAATTCCGGGGAGCAGGAGACCTGCCAGCCTGTGCATGTGATCAACGTGAACATCCTGGACACCAACAAGGAGGCTACGCTTGGAGCGTTCCTCATCTGCGACCTGTGCCAGTGCGTCCAGCTCATGGGGGACATGGAGGACAGAATCGGCGAGCTGCTGCAGGCATTCGAGGAAAAGAGCGGCAGGAGCTTCCTGCACACTGTCTGCTTCTACTGA